GGCGTTTCGAAATAGTGGAGAACGAAAATACCTGGCACTTCATGGGCTAACTTATATCATGATGCCACAACTATCAAAGTTGCTCGATTTAGTAATTTGTATACATGATTAGTGTAACTGATCTTGGCGATTGGGATGATACATTTCAAGAACAATCCCAGCTTTCCATTGCCAAGATCAGTTACACTAATCATGTATACAGATTGCTTTTTTGGTACTTGAAAAAACTCACATGGCACGCCTAGTGCCTTCATAGGCCCTTGCGCTGCTTGTTAAGTGATCTAGACAAAATTTGAAGCAACCAAACAGAACAAAGTGATTGCACACCCAAAATTAGAGCTTCATTTCCTGAGATTGTTGGGAAAAGAAACCGATCATACTGAATAGTTAagaatcaacaacaacaacaacaaagcctttagtcccaaacaagttggggtaggctactGAATAGTTAAGAATACACAATAAAAACTAACAGAACAATTGGATTATTCAAACAAAAGGAGCCATACTTTATTGCCAATTTGCATTTGCTTAGATGTTTTGTGGGGCACTGACTTTCAACAACTGTCTAAATCCAGGCAGCAACTGATATATGCTTCTGAAAAGCCACCACAGCCAGGCAAATATTATTGTTTTCGAAACCGAGGCGAAGTTTTGCCTCACACATCTATTAAGAAGAAAGTTCTCCAGTTAATTAgtggaaaaccgggcgaaaacagATACAACGAGAGCCAAGCCCACTCATGAACACCGAAACAGCCATACACATATAAATGACAAAACTAGCACTAATAACTCGAAGATAATTTAAATTAGTATAGAACACCGAACAAACTTATACAATAACTTAAATAAGTTTAGCTACGGCACAACAATTTAGGAACATAAAGAACATCTAAATAACCTGCAAAGTCATATAGGAAATTATCAGAACTCATCTAAGGCAATAAATTTAGGATTCTAAATAACTGAACTAACTTATGACTTAGATCTTTTAGCTTCCTGTTGCTCTTGAGATCTGTCGGCGTCTCCACTCATGTGCTGTTTCCTTCCATTGTTGTCGATGCTTGTAATGTTATCACTGAAGAAGTACCAGCAGCCTGTTCCACATAGGGGGCTTTGAACACTGTCAGCAGAGGGAAGAACAAAGGGTGCAGAGGTTCGGGTGACCATGTCGAACACCATAGGCACGTCTCTCCACCGCTCATCGATCCAGTACACACAGTTGGCCCTCACCCCGGGGACATCCTCAGCTCGGACCACCGCTGGGTTGTTCTTGCCGATGAACACAGAGTAGCCGCCCAGATCATTCACTGTGTCCCAGCATGGTCTGCGCCCAGGGTCGTACCTCAGAACGAAGATGTCGTTGTCGGACATGCTGAACCGGCCGCCCTCTGGCAGCCGCCAAGCGATGTTACCGGTGGCATTCCGCCATACCTGGTACAGGCTACCATTACAGATGAAGATCTGCTTGAACCTTGTGAGCTTAGAAGCTGTGTGGTAGGGCGGTGCGAAGACGGCCGTGGGGTCGAACGGGCGCTCCGGCAGCAAGGGCTCGACTATAGGCTTCCGGCGGCGGCCACGGGGAATGTGGAGCACGTGCACGTCCCCGCATTCTGTAAGGCAGTAGACCTTGCCACCGTCCGTGTCGTAGACCAGGTCGATGAGCTGGTCCCCCCTGTCCTTGGCGACGTCGCTGATGAACCACTTCATATCCCCGGTCTTGCTGTAGGCGAGCTTGTTGCCGTGGCATATGGCGACGGCGGTGTAGTCGTCGGGTCTGGGGTTCGGCGCGAATACGACCTTGCGCACCCTCTTGCCGCAATTCTTAATCCGAAGGAGGCTGATCTCCTCGCCGGTAAGGGGATTCAGGAGGAAGATCTGCAGCCTATACTCACTGACGACGGCGAACTAGCCGTTACTTGAGCCGAGGAAGCAGCTGCGCGTCTGGAGCGTGGAGCAGTGGATGGGGCGCTGCATCAGGAACGATAGTGCGGATGCGCGCCGGCCGTCGACAAGGACGAGGAGAGAAGGGAGCGGCGGCGGGAGGGCGGAACGCCAGGCCGGGCAGGCGCCGCGGATGGAGGCGTAGTGCTTTAGCGACAACCCGTCGGCGATGGAAAGGAGGAGCTCCGGGTGGAGGTCGGCCCAAGGTCCAAACTGCTCCAATCCTCCCATGATGCCGCGCTTTGGTGACGAACTCGATCCGGGGAAACTAGCCAACCATGCTTAGGGTTCGAGGAAAAAATTACACGTTTGTCCTTAAACTCTCCGGCGCACTTTGATTTGATCCCCAAGTCGAGAAACACTCCAATACAATCGTTATACATACGAATACGTAACACTTGATCCTCAAGCCTCTCATAGTTCGTAGATGGCAGGTATGGGTTTCCTACTTCGGCATCTTAGTCGCGATGGGGTGCGAGATCTGGAGTTCGATAACGTGTTCGGGTGTTCGCCctgtctgattcgttcaacgacaaGGACTTCACTTTTGGAGAGCCACCttgaaggtccgcaaagctgcatatcagcgatggagccgtgtcgagctcgggtgaggaagTGATCCGTCATTCTTTCATTCGGTGGCTACTTTGGTGGTGTCGAAGGCAAATGAcggacgttggtgtcaagctcagagatgttgtGTTATCTTTTCAATTTTGTCATGCCGTCCTTACGTGACTTGTAATTTGATCTTTATAATATAAataagacacgtattaccatgcagtGAGGCCGTTATGCatatcaaaataagacgttggtgataagcagtatgactatcaccgtccACAActcttgtgttctacttgtgcatatcatctacgcatagacctgactcatgatgccactattggaaaacgttgcatgaaaaacaaaaaaaatctacgcacaagcaatgatctatccatagagatgcatagcaacgcgggggaaagtgtgtctacgtaccctcgtagaccgtaagcgggagagtttcacaacgcggttgatgtagtcaaacttcttcgcatTTCAACCGGttaagtactgaacgcacggcacctcagtgttttgcacacgttcagctcgatgacgtccctcgccttcttgatccaggaagatgtcgaggtagtagatgagtcccgtcagcacgacggtgtgatgatggtgaagtgatcttcgcatagcttcgcccaagcactacaaaaatatgaccagtGGTGTAAACGATGGAGGAGGGTGCCGCACATGGCTAATAATTGATCTGTTGTGTGCTAGACGCCCCGCCCCCCCATATATATGtcagaggggaaggaaagaggggggacaGGGAAGGAAGGGGGCATcatattccctttctttcctttcccttccccctttCTTCTCCTCCTAGGTCGGCCCATATGGGAgcgcgcaccagccccttgtggctggtgtgttttgCCTCTTGGTTcgtaaggcccatatcttttgccgaggATGTCCGAAACCTCTTTCGGTGACCTGATAAGTATCCGGTACCCCAAAAAACACTTTTGGTGTCTGAattgttgggaaacgcagtaattttaaaaatttcctacgcacacgcaaaatcatgatgatgcatagcaacgagaggggagagtgttgtccacgtaccctcgtagaccgtaagcgaaagcattatgacaacgcggttgatgtagtcgtacgtcttcacgatcgaccgatcctagtaccgaacgtacgacacctccgcgatctgcacacgttcagctcggtgacgtcccatgaactcacgatcgagtagagcttcgagggagagttccgtcagcacgacggcgtgatgatggtgttgatgaagctaccgacgcagggcttcgcctaagcacagctacaatataaccgaggtggattatgatggaggggggcaccgcacgcggctaaaagatcaactgatcaacttgtgtgtctatagggtgccccctggccacgtatataaaggagtgaaggaggggggagggccggccctcctatggcacgccgtggggagtcctactcccaccgggagtaggattccccccttccatgtagtaggagtaggagagaaggaaagggaaaagagaagagaaggaaggagggggcgctatcgtggttctaagtctgacagtgatgtaggggggtaagtatggagaggcaagatcttagctatagaggagttgtaggaacgcaagatttacgagttcgggcccttctcagaggaagtaatagccctacatctcggagcccggaggcggtcgactggattatgcgtgtgtgaaTTACAGGTgtgtgaaccctttacactgaggaggggggtggcttatatagagttcgcccgACCCCTCCGGCCCTCGGTTATgtagggttttaaatacattaaggtggggcattaccagtaacgcccctaataaagtgctatcatgaccataaaggctacttaataaccgactgTTAGCATGCGGAGCGCCTTTAGGTCACCTGACCATcgagtggcttggtcttggtcgagtgactgcttcttggtcgagtatcttcaagtctgtcgagtgagacaccttcaagtcgattgaaaaatgatttcttctggagatgtccttgggtaggtcagtttggacaggtccatgaccctaccctaggtacatagcttcaccaggcgccgcccctccccctagtcaaattcggactaggccttggggggcgcagcctcctctctctctgtaacaccctcgatgtgactatatctcccacatgtcgaggcacgacttagaggcataatcgcattgaaggcatatgtcgcaagttaggcaatcttcacaacatcccatgtaatatatatataataaaaggggagataacatagttggcttacactcgccacgtcaatcaagtacataaataacattacatcatccaaacactcatggcccgactacggtgccaaaataaaagataacccaacatgcgacacggtcccgatcacccccaactgggcaccactacagatcatcaggaaaggaaacatagtattgttgagagtccttgtcgaactcccaccaGAGCTCAAgcacgtcacctggagcggaatcatcaggccctgcatctggtgtaatagtaatctgtgagccacagggactcaggaatctcgcaccctcgcgatcaagactatttaagcttataggtaaggcaaggtaaaataggtggagttgcagcaagcgactagcaaatatggtggctatcctgttcgcaaaagagagtgagaagaggatgcaaagcgcgatcgagaaactagaggacaacctgcgcaaaacattactccaacaccgtgtccacttcccggactccgccgagaagaggccatcacggtaactcacacggttgattcattttaattaagttaaggttcaagttatctacaaccgaacattaataaattcccatcttcccataaccgcgggcacggctttcgaaagttcaaatccctgcaggggagtcccaacttagcccatgacaagctctcacggtcaacgaaggaatagacctcctcccgagacgttccgatcagactcggtacctcggttcttcaagacacttcgataggttaaaacaagaccagcaacaccgcccgaatgtgctgacaaatcccgataggagctgcacatatctcgttctcagggcacactcagatgagactagctacaagtaaaaccaaccctcaagtttccctgaggtggccccgcaggcagctcagtcggaccaacactcagaggagcactggcccgggggggtttaaataagatgaccctcgggctccggaaacccaagggaaaagaggctaggtggcaaatggtaagaccaaggttgggcattgctggaaaagctttaatcaaggcgaactgtcaaggggttcccattataacccaaccgcgtaaggaacgcaaaatccgggaacataacatcgatatgacagaaactagggcggcaagagtggaacaaaacactaggcgagaggctgagccttccaccctttaccaagtatatagatgcattaagataacaagataatataatgatatcccaacaagtaaataatgttccaacaaggaacggtctccaatcttcacctgcaactagcaacgctataagaggggctgagcaaagcggtaacatagccaatcaacggtttgctaggacatggtgggttagaggtttgacatggcaatttgggaggcttgaaagcaagtggtaggcatcgtagcattggcatagaaaaagagtgagcatctagcatagcaaagatagtagtgatttcgagggtatgatcatcttgcctgcaaagtggtcagagttgactggatcctcgaaagcaaactcaacgggctcctcattagtgaactcgtcttccggatctacccaaacaagacaaacaagtaacaaggacacaatcaaccacgtgcaaggatcaaacaatatgatgcaaggatggtatgctatgcgggatgcgatgcgggatgcatatgcaagatttaacagggaatgcatgaacctggcctcaacttggaattccaagtttgccacaggaaagatgagatgaaatcgcttgaaaacgatataaagaacgccggaatcagagttacggtttggaaatggcaagcgattcaaatatgaccacgttctacgatctacagcaagtagccatctaaatgcaatgagatgaacatgctacagcacccaaacatgaaaacaaaatacatggcagggatgcattcatgatgcttaacaaaagtctagcactgagctacggccaattcatccattaacaggttcaaacaagcatgacaaaaatgcatatgacaaacagatctcagacttagtgaaattaacacttatctggaatttcagatcagatagcactcttcggagcaacaaaactatatgctacatgaCCTGAATATGTCATAAAAATagatgacatggagctactcaaagagcttaacaaaagtcccttagtgaccttgagccaaaagagatcagaaaatacaattgcaagcatgtgaacatggcaaaaacataatcagttctcatacttagtgaaaactggagcatgctgaaacagatatcaagtaggcatgtttacgagctcgatgcactcactacggagcaagtcatgaccagataagcatacacccatcaagaatacacaaaattcaagctagacatggcaagaacaatagcatagcatgcacggatcaactacaacatccttggcaaaatcgctaacaagtagacaatctgcccagattcacgaagtagcaaaagtagagctcgattgactcaagctagggtgctccataactgcaaacaaagacatggatagatagagaactacaagattaacaaaacatccttactaatcatcctcaaaagaggcatggattaCTAGGAAACAaaatgaacatatggccatatgagatgaacaggtcaaggacttagtggaaatgctgtccctgaaatcagcattaccaagtacctcactttgcaagcttgtgctagacaccacacacatcacaaaaatacatgggttgcacctctggaaagatggcaaaacccttaacaaaacatatatagagctcatggccatatcatgcacacaataaccatgacaaaaatgacaaatatctaaatggagcagcagatctgacaataatctcaagtagccctcttctaacagcatttcgggcatcaagatgaactcaaatgaaaatgatgcaatggaatgaaatgatgtactctttgaggcgaacattttgatatgctatatgccaaaaaacggagctacgaatgcggagttacgatgcgatgaacaatgcaaaaaaatatgtaGACTTAGGAAAATAACgaggtcaacccctagggtttcaCTGTAGCACCGATCCGGATCAGGGCGCGCGCGCAGTTCGAGGTTCGCCGGGGAAGACCCTGTTCACCGGAGGAGCTTGGGCTCGCCGGACATGACGTGGGGAGGCGCGGTGGCCGGATCCGAGCGGaggggcggcgtcgggcggtggTGAGGGGCTCCGACGAGGGGCTGCGCGGCAAGGGCATCCGCGGCCGGGTGGCGCCAGGGGCGGCCAGGCGCGACGGCGGAGCAGCAAGATCCNNNNNNNNNNNNNNNNNNNNNNNNNNNNNNNNNNNNNNNNNNNNNNNNNNNNNNNNNNNNNNNNNNNNNNNNNNNNNNNNNNNNNNNNNNNNNNNNNNNNNNNNNNNNNNNNNNNNNNNNNNNNNNNNNNNNNNNNNNNNNNNNNNNNNNNNNNNNNNNNNNNNNNNNNNNNNNNNNNNNNNNNNNNNNNNNNNNNNNNNN
The window above is part of the Triticum aestivum cultivar Chinese Spring chromosome 2A, IWGSC CS RefSeq v2.1, whole genome shotgun sequence genome. Proteins encoded here:
- the LOC123191755 gene encoding uncharacterized protein; protein product: MGGLEQFGPWADLHPELLLSIADGLSLKHYASIRGACPAWRSALPPPLPSLLVLVDGRRASALSFLMQRPIHCSTLQTLQIFLLNPLTGEEISLLRIKNCGKRVRKVVFAPNPRPDDYTAVAICHGNKLAYSKTGDMKWFISDVAKDRGDQLIDLVYDTDGGKVYCLTECGDVHVLHIPRGRRRKPIVEPLLPERPFDPTAVFAPPYHTASKLTRFKQIFICNGSLYQVWRNATGNIAWRLPEGGRFSMSDNDIFVLRYDPGRRPCWDTVNDLGGYSVFIGKNNPAVVRAEDVPGVRANCVYWIDERWRDVPMVFDMVTRTSAPFVLPSADSVQSPLCGTGCWYFFSDNITSIDNNGRKQHMSGDADRSQEQQEAKRSKS